Genomic window (bacterium):
CAGGCTCAGTATAGAGCGCAGGATTTGTGTTTACTATCTTTACATTGCCGACAAGATATGCCTTTTGCACGACGCCGTCGTATGTCGCGCTGTCGGCTGTGGCCGTGGTGACTGTCTTGAGGCTGGTCTTGGGATCACAGGTGGTATACGTCAGTTTGACAAGACCGCAGAGTTCGGCTGACTTGATCGCACCCATGGGTCCGGAAACCGAGCCGATGATTACCATCATCTTATCGGATTCGGCCTCAAAAAATGTCCCCGCAGCCTGGTCGATCATTTTTGCATACACACTTTTGTCGGCGACTACTTTATATGAACCGTCTATAAGATTTCCGTCGATTATGGCGGCGACTATGGTGACTCCATTGCTCTCGTATCGTGTCAATGCGAATGCCGGAACATATATCATTACACACAATACTATAGTCATTACTATAAGCAGCCGCATCCTTTGACGAGGCTTAGGATGCTGAACCAGCCTATGTATATTCATACCGATACTACAATCCTTTCCCGGAATCCATGACCCTGATGCTCTTCATGGCCGTGTCGGCGATAAATGCAGCGCCCTGCATATTGCCCATGGTGGAGTTTATCTTTACCCCGCCGTCACCGACCACCTTCTGCTCTTTGGCATACCATTTCATCCACTGCGACCTGACCGTGGTGTTTCTCTCCAATGATTTCAGAGTCACCCCGCCGGTGGCCGTTACTATGCGCTTTGTCGTGTCGGCAATGACCTTTGGCGCGGTCATGGTGGCCACCAGTTTGCCGTTTTCATACAACTTGCCGGAGAAATTCGTGAGCCGGCCGATCCTGGTCACCTCGCCGCCGCTTACTTCCTTGGCTGAAGCGCTCATACGCACATGACCATTTTCCACCCAACTGAATGTGACGCCCTGCTGGCTGAACTGCAGCTTGGGACCATCGTCGACTCTGGGCAGCATATATGCCTGCGGCTTTTTTTCTGTGTCAGTTTTGTTCTGCGAGGTTTGCGCCTGGTTATCACTTGCCTGAGCGACCGGAACCTGTGACACACTCGGCTGACGCTTCCCGCATCCGGCTACAAGTAAAACCATAACCCCAACTAAAACCAGAACTATATTTTTCAAACGCATAACACCCCTCGACGGGCTCCGCAGGACCCACACAAGGAATGGACGGGGATACGAACCGGGTCTTGCCAAACCAAGTTTATCACAACTGGATATAGTACGCAAAATCTTAACACCAATGGGAGTCGGGCAGAAGCTTCTTCATGGCGGCTATTTCATCACGCAGTTGGGCGGCACGCTCGAAGTCCAAGTCTTTGGCTGCCTTTTTCATCTGGCGCTCGGTCATGGAAATCGTGCCGAGCAAATCGTCGAGTGAAAGCGGCTTCTTGTCGGCTTTCTCACCCGACTGCTCGTATGTGTATGTGTCTATGTCCTTGCCGCTCTCTATGAGGTCGCGCACCGCTTTGGCTATGGTCTTGGGTGTTATGCCGTGCTCCTCGTTATACTTTGCCTGGATTGCTCGGCGGCGGTTGGTCTCGTCTATGGCGCGGCGCATTGAGTCTGTGACATTGTCGGCATACATTATAACTTTGCCCGAAACATTGCGTGCTGCACGGCCAATAGTCTGGATAAGCGATGTCTCTGAGCGCAGAAAACCCTCCTTGTCGGCATCTAGTATGGCAACGAGAGAGACCTCGGGCAGGTCCAGACCCTCGCGAAGGAGGTTGATCCCAACAATAACATCATGTACGCCGAGCCGCAGGTCGCGCAAAATTTCAGTGCGCTCGAGAGTCTTGATCTCGGAGTGCAGATAGTGAACTTTCAGTCCCAGCTCATACAGATATTCGCTGAGGTCTTCGGCCATCTTTTTGGTGAGTGTGGTGACCAGCACCCTCTCGCTGCCCTCGACACGGCGCTTGATCTCGTCTATGAGGTCGTCTATCTGACCCATGGTCGGCCTGACCTCCACCTCGGGGTCCAATAGACCTGTAGGACGGATCAACTGCTCCACAGTCTGCGAAACATGCCCCGTTTCAAACGGACCGGGAGTGGCAGAGACGAATATCGCTTGATTTACCAGCTTCTCGAATTCGGCGAATTTGAGTGGACGGTTATCGAGCGCAGATGGCAGCCTGAAGCCGTATTCGACCAGGGTCTCCTTGCGCGAACGGTCACCGGCATACATCGCGCCGAGCTGCGGGATTGTCTGGTGAGACTCGTCTATAAAAATCAAAAAGTCTTCCGGGAAATACTCGACCAGAGTGTGGGGAGTGCTGCCGGGAGGACGGCCGTCCAGAATGCGCGAATAGTTCTCTATGCCGCTGCAGTATCCCAGTTCGCGCATCATCTCCATATCGAACCTGGTGCGCTGCTCGATACGCTGAGCCTCAAGGAGCATATTCCTGTCTGTAAAATACTTTACCCGTTCATCAAGCTCTCTCTCGATCTCAATCAATGCCTTTTCCATCTTATCGGCGGGCGTGACGAAATGGCTGGCAGGATAGATCGTGACGGCATGATGAGACGATATGACCTCACCGGTCACTGAGTGGATCACGTTGATCTTCTCGACCTCATCACCAAAAAATTCCACGCGAGTGATCGACTCTTCGTCCTTGGGCTGGATCTCGAGTATGTCGCCGCGGACTCTGAATGTCCCGCGTCCAAGGGCGATATCGTTGCGGGTGAACTGCATATCGATCAGCAGGCGCAGTATCTGTTCTCGCTCATATGTCTCGCCGACACGCAGGGCCAGCACAATCTTGGAATAGTCCTCTTTGGAACCGATGCCGTAGATGCAGCTTACGCTTGCAACTATCAGCACATCGCGCCTTTCGAGCACGGCTTGGGTGGCTGAGTGGCGCAGACGGTCGATCTCGTCATTGACTGATGAGTCCTTTTCGATATATGTGTCCGTCTGCGGTATGTAGGCCTCAGGCAGATAATAGTCGTAATAACTGACAAAATATTCAACCGCGTTATTCGGAAAAAATTCCCTGAACTCAGAACAGAGCTGGGCAGCGAGGGTCTTGTTGTGCGCGATCACCAGACTCGGGCGCTGGATCGCCTCGACTACATTCGCCATTGTAAATGTCTTGCCCGAACCGGTTACGCCCAGAAGCTGCTGAAACCTGTAGCCGACCTCGATTCCCTCGACAAGCTGGGCTATTGCCTTTGGCTGGTCGCCGCTGGGTTTGAATTCTGCTCTTAGTCTAAATTTGTCCATATCCACCAAGCCGCACGTTTGTTCGGCTTTCATGATAGGGCAAAGACAGGCAATGGTCAAGGTGAAGAGTTTGGGAAGGGTCGAGTGAACTACTCGACCCTTCCTAGGAGGAGAGCCTGGAAGTCTAATTTAACCTCCATCGCTTTGTTGAAATGTCAATCATGGGTTATGAAACACTGCGCTGCTATGCAGCAAGCTGATTGTCATAACCATCAGTCTCGTCACAGCAATCGAGAACTCTTATCATCAGTTCGAATACTTCTTCAGGAGGCAGCGGCTTTACATAACATTCAGCAGCCCCCATATTCATTGC
Coding sequences:
- a CDS encoding LPS export ABC transporter periplasmic protein LptC, which gives rise to MNIHRLVQHPKPRQRMRLLIVMTIVLCVMIYVPAFALTRYESNGVTIVAAIIDGNLIDGSYKVVADKSVYAKMIDQAAGTFFEAESDKMMVIIGSVSGPMGAIKSAELCGLVKLTYTTCDPKTSLKTVTTATADSATYDGVVQKAYLVGNVKIVNTNPALYTEPAVMTGDKATIDLKSTPSPAFRLESSPGLSRIELTPKKEATAPK
- a CDS encoding LPS export ABC transporter periplasmic protein LptC; amino-acid sequence: MKNIVLVLVGVMVLLVAGCGKRQPSVSQVPVAQASDNQAQTSQNKTDTEKKPQAYMLPRVDDGPKLQFSQQGVTFSWVENGHVRMSASAKEVSGGEVTRIGRLTNFSGKLYENGKLVATMTAPKVIADTTKRIVTATGGVTLKSLERNTTVRSQWMKWYAKEQKVVGDGGVKINSTMGNMQGAAFIADTAMKSIRVMDSGKGL
- the uvrB gene encoding excinuclease ABC subunit UvrB → MDKFRLRAEFKPSGDQPKAIAQLVEGIEVGYRFQQLLGVTGSGKTFTMANVVEAIQRPSLVIAHNKTLAAQLCSEFREFFPNNAVEYFVSYYDYYLPEAYIPQTDTYIEKDSSVNDEIDRLRHSATQAVLERRDVLIVASVSCIYGIGSKEDYSKIVLALRVGETYEREQILRLLIDMQFTRNDIALGRGTFRVRGDILEIQPKDEESITRVEFFGDEVEKINVIHSVTGEVISSHHAVTIYPASHFVTPADKMEKALIEIERELDERVKYFTDRNMLLEAQRIEQRTRFDMEMMRELGYCSGIENYSRILDGRPPGSTPHTLVEYFPEDFLIFIDESHQTIPQLGAMYAGDRSRKETLVEYGFRLPSALDNRPLKFAEFEKLVNQAIFVSATPGPFETGHVSQTVEQLIRPTGLLDPEVEVRPTMGQIDDLIDEIKRRVEGSERVLVTTLTKKMAEDLSEYLYELGLKVHYLHSEIKTLERTEILRDLRLGVHDVIVGINLLREGLDLPEVSLVAILDADKEGFLRSETSLIQTIGRAARNVSGKVIMYADNVTDSMRRAIDETNRRRAIQAKYNEEHGITPKTIAKAVRDLIESGKDIDTYTYEQSGEKADKKPLSLDDLLGTISMTERQMKKAAKDLDFERAAQLRDEIAAMKKLLPDSHWC